CTGAGTTGTGTTAAAAAGCTGAGACTGGAGTCCAAGCCAGTTTTCCTCTTACCTTTTTGCCTTTAGGGAAGGAAACCGAGAGAGCTGCGGGGGGAACAGGAAGGCTGACGTCCTAAATCTTTGAGCACTCGCTTTCCCCACCGGCCTTGGGAACCTCCTCAGGGCCCCCCAGGACGCTGCGACCGGCGGGGCCTCCCGGGTGCCCGCGAGCTGCAGACAGCGGGCGGCGGCAGGGGGCGCCCGCGACCCGGCCACGCGCCTCCCAAGGCCCCGCAGGTCCGACGGGGTCCGGTCGCGGCAAGGAAGCCctcggggagggggcgccgggcagtctccccgctccccccaccccatccactcGGCTTGCTTCTCCGGCGCCGAGTGGGAGGTGTGGTTCATTACGCCCCGGGGCCCCACCCAGCCACCTCTCCTTGGGGCCGCTgggcggcgggggcagggagcagcCGGCGCCCACCGTCCTGGAAGCGGGGCTCGGGCCGGGTCTGCAGGAGAGAGGTCCCGCCTCGGTCCCAGCTCCCCGTTCGCTCCTGCAAGCATCCTTCCCGGAGTCCCGAGGACCCCAGACGCCGGTCTCCCCGACTTCCCGCGGCGCGGAGgccgggaggaggaggggcgggagcgcccgggcaggggcgcggggcgcggggcgcggggcggctgCGGCGGGCCGGGCCTCCCGCCAGGCGCACCTTCCGCGCACCCCGGGTCCGCccggccgcgcccgccccgcctccccccctccctgcccgccTCCCTGCCCGCCTCCCTGCCCGCCTCCCGTCTCCTCCCTCCTGCGCGCTCGCCCTCCTCGCATTCCCCTGCCGCGGCGGGCTGCCTGCAGGCGCGGCTCCCGGCTAAGCCCGCGCGCCGACCCCGACAACCggggcgcgccccccgcccggccccgcgcccccgcgcccccgcgcccccgcgcccccgcgcccccgcgcgcgTCCCGCAGCCTCGGAGCGGGAGGGCTCAACTTTCCTCCGgtcccgggcggggcggggcggggcggggccggcagcGGGCAACTTGGAGAACTTCTCCGGGGAGGACGGCGGGTTCGCCGGTACCGGTGGAAGAGGATGTAGGAGGGCGGCGGCTGGCCCCTTCCCGCCCGGCCATGGGGCTCCAGCGCCTCCTGCGCCGCCGGGGGGCCGCGCCTCCCGTCTAGCCTCGCCCCGCAGGACGGTGCCGCCCCCGCCGAGCGCGACCCCTCCGGGCGCGTCCCGCCCCGCCATGGACCACCAGGAGCCCTACTCGGTGCAGGCCACCGCGGCCATCGCGGCGGTCATCACGTTCCTCATCCTCTTCACCATCTTCGGCAACGCGCTGGTCATCCTGGCCGTGTTGACGAGCCGCTCGCTGCGCGCCCCGCAGAACCTGTTCCTGGTGTCGCTGGCCGCAGCCGACATCCTGGTGGCCACGCTCATCATCCCCTTCTCGCTGGCCAACGAGCTGCTGGGCTACTGGTACTTCCGGCGCACGTGGTGCGAGGTGTACTTGGCGCTCGACGTGCTCTTCTGCACCTCGTCCATCGTGCACCTGTGCGCCATCAGCCTGGACCGCTACTGGGCCGTGAGTCGCGCGCTCGAGTACAACTCCAAGCGCACCCCGCGCCGCATCAAGTGCATCATCCTCACCGTGTGGCTCATCGCAGCGGTCATCTCCCTGCCGCCGCTTATCTACAAGGGCGACCAGGGGCCCCAGCCCCGCGGGCGCCCACAGTGCAAACTCAACCAAGAAGCCTGGTACATCCTGGCCTCTAGCATCGGCTCCTTCTTTGCGCCCTGCCTCATCATGATCCTTGTCTACCTGCGCATCTACTTGATCGCCAAACGCAGTCACCGCAGAGGTCCCAGGGCcgcggggggccgcggggagggtgAGTCCAAGCAGCCCCACTCGGTCCCCACGGCAGCTTCAACCAAACTGCCAACCCTGGCCTCTCTGGCTGCTTCTGGAGAGGCCAATGGACACTCGAAGCCtactggggagaaggaagagggcgATACCTCTGAAGATCCGGGGACCCCTGCCTTGCCACCCAGCTGGTCAGCCGTTCCCAACCCAGGCCAGAGTCAGAAGGAAGGCGTGTGTGGGGCATCTCCAGGAGGAGGAAGCcgagatggaggaaggggaggaagagtgTGAGCCTCAGGCCTTACCGGCGTCTCCTGCGGCAGCTTGTAGCCCACCCCTGCGGCAGCCACAGGGTTCTCGGGTGCTGGCAACTCTACGTGGCCAGGTGCTCCTGGGCAGGGGTGTGGGCACCACGAGCGGGCAGTGGTGGCGTCGGCGGGCACAGCTGACCAGGGAGAAGCGGTTCACCTTTGTGCTGGCCGTGGTCATTGGTGTTTTTGTGCTCTGCTGGTTCCCTTTCTTCTTCAGCTACAGCCTGGGTGCCATCTGCCCACAGCACTGCAAGGTGCCCCATGGTCTCTTCCAGTTCTTCTTCTGGATTGGCTACTGTAACAGCTCGCTGAACCCTGTCATCTATACCATCTTTAACCAGGACTTTCGCCGTGCCTTCCGAAGGATCCTCTGCCGCCAGTGGACCCAGACGGCATGGTGAGCCACCTGCCCGCCACCCATGTGGGGTTGGTGCCAGGTGGCACCAGGGCCACTCTGATTCTTCCCTGTTTTATGTGGCCACCTCGCTGGGGCTTTCTCGTCCTGCAGACCTCATCTTGGGAGCCCCCTgggagggacaggggcaggggtgcTGTTAGCAGGGGTCCATCTGAAGCCTCTAAAGCCAGGCCAGGATAGAGCACTTCCCTCCCAGTACCCAAAGCCCCTGCAAGTACCCATGAGTGGGCTTTCCTTTTCTCCAGGACCCTGTGTTTCCTGGCTGGTCACTTGCTTGTGGTGGTTTTGTTTCTCATCTTCCCCTGGTAAAGAGCAGGAAGCCAGCCTTCCACTTTTCCCAGGAGGACGTGCTGCTGAGGAGGAGACAGAACTGAGGGATCCACGTTGGATGCCCATGGTCCCCATCAGGTCCTGGGTGGGGGATGTTATGGTCTGGCACGGTTTCTGGGCCTTCTTCCCTTTCCACCTACTTTTGGATTTGTAGCCCCTTTAAGGGCCAGAACCTTTTCTGGAATCGTTTTCCTCACCGGGCACCCTCTGGGAGGTGGGCATGTACCAGTGGATGCCTAGCCTTGGTGGGGTGGTCTGgaggcctggcctctgcctcAACAGGAGATCCCCCTGATCACTAGCATTCACCCCCTGCAAAAACCTGGCAACAATGGTTTGCCGCCTACTTGCTGCAGGAAGATGAAAGCCTTTGCAGAAAGCTTTGAGCTCCATGGGGAAACGCACTAGAGAACCAGAAAATGTGATTATTTGGTGACATAAAAagcccctttctctgtgtttacCACCACCTGTCTTCCTGTAGACTTTTGTTCTGTGCTTGGGGTGTGTGAATTCTTACCCCAAACTGGAAGGGGGGAATGATAGAACCACTATTTCAGTCTAAGGATTTCTTCGAGAACGCATTCTTGCGCCTGCAAGGGTTTAGTTATTCTGCTGCATGACAACTTCTCGACATTTCACCTACAACACTATGGGGGTTTTCAGTGGCTTGGGCCCCGCAATGGGGGAAAAGTCTTTTGTCATCAAGCAGGCTAATTGTTTCCCCACAATAGCTAAAAATACCCACACCATGGGAGCAGTCTGGGGTGAGAGCCTGGGGTGGGTGACAGAGCTCCTGGGTGTGGTGCTGGGGCTAGAACAGGTGAATGAGGGCCCTGTGGACTCCTGCAGGAGCCTCCCACCAGAGCGCCCAGGCCAGGGCTCCAAGCCCCCAGTGGGTCCCTGTGATGTATAACCGACCCTACCCTGGGTGGGGGCCAGTTGGCCATCTCTGACCCAGCCCCATTGCTCTATCCCCCTGATGGGGCTCCAGGGGCCTCTCCCTCCTGGTTGTctccccatcccaggacccgacAACCAGAGCACTTGGGAGCATTTGAAGGACGTTTCCCCTTCTCCAAGGAGTGGCCCTGCTTTGACATTAAGCCAGCAGGTATCTAGTATTGGCACAGTGGCACTCTGGTGGGCCTGGCCAGATTTGGAGAAGTCCTGAGAGAGTTTTCTGGGGTGCAGGGAATGGAGAAGACCAAAGAATCCCTTCTGGGGATAGGGACTCCCTCAAGCTCAGTGTAAAGCCTGGGCATGGTCTTGGGGcgaggctggggaggctggggccaggggaATGGCTGACGTGTGACATCTGCTGACTGGTCTTGTGTGTGTCCCATGGGACTCCTGCAATTGTGGCTGCCTGTGGCCCCCTTGTTGTGATAtgcaggtgtttttgttttgttttgtttttttaaagtccgAGCTATTTTATCAATAAAGGATATTTTGTAATAATTGAGCTGTGTCCTTGTTGCCCAAAGGCTGCCAAGAGTAATTATTTCTCAGCTACTTGCATAGTATCTCTAAGCAtgggctccctcccagggccaCTTGCCCTTTCCTCCCCTAGGCGTGGCTGCCTGGTACCTACTTACCTGCCCACCTGCTTTGTCCACTCAGCATCCCTTATTGCAAGTCAGTGGGATGAGAGTGGCCAGAGTAGCCTGAGACTGGCTGCTTGccaaaggaggagaagaagggcttcccagaggagggggTCTTGGGGGAAGAACAGGAGTACGCCAAGAAGCAAGATAGGAGAGGTGTTTATGACAAGGGACAGCATGTGCCAAGGGTGTGGTTTGGTGGATTCGAGATGGTTTGAGAGTCAGCCTGAAGTTAGCCCTGCCTTGTGGTCAGGTGTGGCGGCTGGGGGCCAGAGCAGGTCATCGGACACCACCCACAGGGGGCAGGAGGAAcatgggaggaagggcaggatgGTAACCGAGAGTGCTTTCAGCTGCTGCcttccatgagggcaggagaaTGGACTAGAGCTGCTCTGCTCCGGCCTCTCCCACACTATGATTTGGTCACAAACACCAGAGTTGGAAGATCTGCAGATATCACTCCTATCaatctctttg
This genomic stretch from Canis lupus dingo isolate Sandy chromosome 17, ASM325472v2, whole genome shotgun sequence harbors:
- the ADRA2B gene encoding LOW QUALITY PROTEIN: alpha-2B adrenergic receptor (The sequence of the model RefSeq protein was modified relative to this genomic sequence to represent the inferred CDS: inserted 2 bases in 1 codon), giving the protein MDHQEPYSVQATAAIAAVITFLILFTIFGNALVILAVLTSRSLRAPQNLFLVSLAAADILVATLIIPFSLANELLGYWYFRRTWCEVYLALDVLFCTSSIVHLCAISLDRYWAVSRALEYNSKRTPRRIKCIILTVWLIAAVISLPPLIYKGDQGPQPRGRPQCKLNQEAWYILASSIGSFFAPCLIMILVYLRIYLIAKRSHRRGPRAAGGRGEGESKQPHSVPTAASTKLPTLASLAASGEANGHSKPTGEKEEGDTSEDPGTPALPPSWSAVPNPGQSQKEGVCGASPXEEEAEMEEGEEECEPQALPASPAAACSPPLRQPQGSRVLATLRGQVLLGRGVGTTSGQWWRRRAQLTREKRFTFVLAVVIGVFVLCWFPFFFSYSLGAICPQHCKVPHGLFQFFFWIGYCNSSLNPVIYTIFNQDFRRAFRRILCRQWTQTAW